AGCGCGTGTTGGATATTTCGCGCAATATTGCAAGTAGGTTCCTGATTGCAAGCGATAAGGCATGAGTTCATCGAAGTTCTTCCGCTAGCCGGGATTGGTGTTCTCCTTTTGTGTTTGGTTGCCAGGCGGGCTTTACGCGTCTAACTGTAATAACCGATTTTTTGCTCCGGTCAATTTTAACAATTAATGCGGTTTTCCCGTACGCGTGGTTCGGATGGATTTCGTAAGGGACCCATGCGCCCCTCCCCAAATCCAAATTACAGATTTCCGGCGACACCATTTTACGGGAAAACCGCCGTTTTTGTTAAAAGTTCAGAGTCGGTTTGGTCGAGGTTTTGCAGGATAGTACACGCTTGAAGCCGCCGCGTTAAGGATGGCAGCGGCAGCCTTTTTGCCTCTGTATGCGTGATGGGAAGTCGGTTGGCTCTAGAATGGAGTAATGGTGCGGGACAGGGGCAAAAAGCTATAGCGGACAGCCTGGCACGAGGCTGGGTAAACGTGCGGATAGCGGATACGTTCCGCCGAGGGCAACGCCCAAAAACTTATGTTACGAGCAGATTGATGTCCTGGTACGGAAGGTTGAACCAGTCGCCGACGGCTTTGTTGGTCAATACGCCGTGGTAGCAATACACGCCGTTGCGGAGGCCAAAGTCGTTGCGGATGGCGTGCTCGAGTCCGCCGTCGTCTGCGATTTGCAACAGGTAGGGCGTGATGATATTGCTGATGGAGATCGACGCGGTTTTGGAATAGCGCGACGGGATGTTGGGCACACAATAATGGACGACGTTGTGTTTGACGAAGGTCGGACGCTCGTGTGACGTGACTTCAGAGGTTTCGAAACAGCCTCCGGTGTCGATACTGACGTCGACGATTACGGCACCGCCTTTCATGTGTTCGACCATGGTTTCGGTGACGACGACCGGACATCGATCTTTCCCACGCATGGCGCCGATGGCAACGTCGCAGCGGCGGAGTGCTTTCAACAGTGCTTTCGGCTGTATGGTCGACGTGAAGACGCGGTGCGCGAGGTGGTGTTGCAGGCGGCGTAGTTTGGTGATGGAATTATCGAATACCTTCACGGAAGCACCCAGTCCGAGTGCGGCGGTGGCCGCGAATTCGCCTACGGTTCCAGCGCCAAGGATGACGACTTCGGTAGGCGCTACTCCGGTGATATTTCCGAAGAGCAGTCCCTTGCCGTGCTGGTTGTTGATCATCAGTTCGGAGGCGATGAGGATGGAAGCGGTGCCGGCGATTTCGCTCAGTGATTTTACGGCCGGATACGAACCGTCGTGGTCTTTGATGTATTCGAATGCCAACGCGGTGATCTTCTTTTTCTGCAGTGCCTCGAAATACGACATCTTGCGGGTTTTGAGCTGGATGGCGGAGATGACGACCGATTCGTCCTGCATCATCTGTATCTCGTCGATGGTCGCGGGTTCTACCTTGAGGATCATCGGACAGGAAAATACTTTGCGTGTATCGGCGGTGATTTCGGCTCCGGCTCCGGCGTCGCTGTATTCCCGATCGGAATAGCTGGAGGTGAGTCCGGCCCCGGTTTCAAGCACTACGCGATGGCCGTGCGACACCAAAGAACTTACCGCGTCGGGTGTGAGGCAAATGCGTCGTTCCTGGAAGCAGGTCTCTTTGGGAATGCCGATCAGGAGGCTGCTGCGGGCAGGCCGGATTTCGAGTTTCTCCTCCTGGGGAAGCAATTGTTGCTTGGTGAACGGCGTAAGTGACATGGAAGACCTGTGTTTGACCCGTCTAATTTATAAAAAAAGGGGTTGCGTCGACACAATATTATCGTAAAACCAAATGCCGGCGTCCATCGGGCAGGGCCGTCAGGTCGATGATCGAATAGGTGGGAGGCAGCAGATTAGGTACTTTCTCGGCCCATTCGATGAAGCAACGGTTTCCGGATTCGAGGTATTCGTCCATTCCGATGGCGAAGGCTTCAGCCTCGTTTTTCAATCGGTAGGCATCGATGTGGAAGACGGGGTCACCCTGATCGGTACGGTATTCATTGATGAGGGAAAACGTAGGGCTGCTGGTGGCATCGACGACGCCCATGGCTTTACACATCGCATTAACGAGCGTGGTTTTACCGGCGCCCATCTCACCATTGAGGACGATGACGGGATGAGAGGCGGATGCAAGTACGTCGGCGGCGATGCGGTCGATTTCTTCGAGAAGGAAAAGGCGCTCCATGATCTTATTTCGGGTTGAGCACCAAACACGGTACGATCATTTCTTCAAGGGAAATACCTCCGTGTTGGTAGGAGTTCCGGTAATAGCTGACGTAGTGGTTGAAGTTGTTGACGTACGCCAGGAAGTGGTCGTTTTTCGCAAAGATATACGAACTGCTCATGTTGATGGAAGGCAATCCGATGCGTTTCGGGTCTTTCACCGCATATACGTCGCGTTCTTCATACGTCAGGCTGCGCCCGGTTTTGTAGCGCAGGTTGAGGCTGGTGTTCTTGTCGCCGATGACCTTCGAAGGATTCTTCACGTTGATGGTGCCGTGGTCGGTGGTCAGTATCAAGCGGAAGCCAAGTTTCTGCGCCTGTTGGATGATTTCGAGCAGGGGCGAATTGCGGAACCAACTCAACGTAAGTGAACGATAGGCTTTGTCGTCGGCGGCCAGTTCTTTCACCACATCCATTTCGGTTTTGGCGTGGGAGAGCATGTCGACGAAGTTGTAGACGACGGTTACGAGATCATTCGATTTGAGCGACTTGAAGTTGTCGGACAGTTTTTTGCCGCCGGCCAAATTCGTGATTTTGAAGTAGTCTTGTTTGATGTTGAGTCCGAGGCGCTTGAGTTGCGCTGTCAGGAATTCTGCTTCAAACAGGTTTTTTCCACCTTCGTCTATGTCGTTTTTCCAGTATTGGGGAAATTGCTTTTCCATTTCGGTGGGAAGGAGGCCTGAGAAGATGGCGTTCCGTGCGTACTGGGTGGCGGTGGGAAGTATCGAATAATATGCCACTTCCTTTTCCAATCGGTAGTGGTTGGCGACGACACTTTCGAACGTCTTCCATTGGTCGTAGCGCAGGTTGTCTACGACGACGAAAAGGATGGGACGGTCTTTTTTCTTGAGTTCAGGCACGACGAGCTCCCGGAACAGCGTATGCGACATGACGGGGCGTTCGGCCTTGGGTTCGAACCAATCCTCGTAATTGCGTTCGATGAATTTGCCGAATTGGCTGTTGGCTTCGACTTTCTGTGATTCGAGGATTTGGATCATGCCCTGGTCTTCGATGTCATCGAGTTCGATTTCCCAGAAGAGGAGTTTGCGGTAGAGTTCGATCCAGTCTTCATAGGTGCGGACCATTCCGAGATCCATTGAAATCTTGCGGAATTCCTTCTGATAGTCGAGGGTGGTCTTCTCGGATACCAATCGTGAATGGTCGAGGTTTTTTTTCAGGCTCAGCAGGATCTGGTTCGGGTTCACGGGTTTGATGAGATAGTCGGCGATTTTGGATCCGATGGCCTCTTCCATGATGTATTCTTCTTCGCTTTTGGTGATCATGATCACGGGTGTGGCCGATTTACGCTCTTTGATCTCCTGAAGCGTTTCGAGTCCGTTCATGCCGGGCATGTTCTCGTCAAGGAAGACGATGTCGAAGTTTTCGCGTTCAAAAAGGTCGACGGCGTCGCGTCCGTTGTTGCAGGTCGTGACGTCGTAATTTTTCTTTTCTAAAAAGAGGATGTGGGGTTTGAGGAGGTCGATCTCGTCGTCTACCCAGAGTATTTTGATTTTGTCCATGGTCGGGTCGTTACCTACTATTTCTACGGCGCAATTTAACATTTATTGCGCGGGTCGCTCTTAAAATTCTGGTAAAGGTGGGGGAGGAGTAGCAAGGAGCAAGGAGGAGAGAGGAGAGAGGATTGAGGAAAGAAGAGAGAGGACTTGTATTACGTGGATTCTGAATCCTGAATTAGATAGTGCGGAAATGAAGGGCGCTTAATGGTGCGGGTTAGTAATTTGTCACCATTGATGCTTTATCCATACAGTATCTATACAGTATCCCGGCAGTTTGTCGCGTCCAACATCCACCATCCACAATCAACTACGAACCATGAACTACGAACTATGAACCATGAACCATGAACTCCCTACTACAATTAACAAAATACGCGGTTTTTCCGTAAAATGGTGTCGTCCGGAAAGTGTAGTTTGCGTTAGGGGAGGGGCGGATGCGTCCCTTACAAAACGCGGCAAATCTGGCGGTACGGGAAAACCGTATTATTTGTTAAAGTTGGTGAAGGTGACGACGGGAGGTGCCGGTAGCGGTCTGTAGTTTGCATTGTCAGGTTGGGAAGAGAAGTAGCGAATTTAGAATGCGGGCGATTTAGTAGTTAGGGAGTCAACCCAAACCCCTGAACTACGAACCATGAACCATGAACCATGAACCATGAACTATCAACCCTCAACCCTCAACCCTCAAACTCCTTCTACCTTCCGGTAATTTGCCTTAATGAAGTCGGTGACCATATACCCGATGAGTTTTCCGATCAGGTCACTGTCTTTGGCATCGCCCAGTGAAGGCGCACCTTCTGCGATATGCAGGTAGCCGGCGTTAGGATTTGAGGCGAAGAAACTCACATATTGCCGTACTTCCTCTACGGAAAATCCGCTCATGGTCATGGCACTGCTGGCGACATTGGGGATCGCATCGAGGTCGACTTCTATGCCGAACGGACTGGTTTTTACAAAGTCGAGTGCCATTGCCAGTTCGCTGTTGAAATCGCGTTCTCGACGAATTTTCACCGCGTCGTACGTATTGAACCGCACCCGGTCTTCCATGTCCTTCAATATGTGGAGTACGTTTTTGGACGTATAGCTTTCGTGCAGCCCGAAGATGAAATACTTTTTCAGGAATCCTTCTTCAAACGCATAGGTAAAGGCATTGCCGTTGTGACGTCCTTCCATGATGCGGAAATCGGAATGTGCGTCGAAATTGACCGCATTGACGGGCTTTCCGGTGGCCAATGCCATTCCTTTCACCGCTCCGTACGCGTTGTTTTGTCCACCGCCGATGATAATCGGTTTTTTACCGGCCTTCACGATGGAAAACACCAGATGCGCGACTTCACGGTCGATTTCACTGACCAGTTCGGTCATTTTGGTACGGTCTTCTGTTTTGTGGAAGTCGAGTCCGGCAACGGCTTCCATCTCCGCATCGACGTTCAGCGCGCCGAGTGCCAGGATGCGGCTTCCCTTGCAGAACCGGTTGTGCTGGATGTTGGCAATCGCCGACAGTGCGCTTTGCCAGGCAGAGGCGGCCCCTGGTTTCCCGAAATTGGCCCGTACACCGATGTCTTCCGGAATACCAACCAACACATACGGAGCCTCACACGTCCGAAGAAAGGTGTCTGGCAATACGCCCTTCGGAACGGTCAGCATTTTCTCTCCGAACTTGACTTCGCCGCTGCGATGGTGGGTGACCTTCGCCAGATCGGAGGCCGTGAGTACACGTAATTTTTCCATACGGAAATCGTTTGTTTTCGGGTCCCTAAATGTATAAACTTACGTTAATATCTGTAACCGTTCCTCTGCACTATTTTAATTTAGTGGGAAAATAATCGAAAATCCAATGGACAACCAGAAGAATACCTCGAGCCTCAAAGCCATCATCGTGGTGCTGGCCCTGCTGTTGCTCGGAAGCCTGGCATACATCTTCAAGATGACGACCGACGCCAATAAAATGAATACGGAACTCACGACGGAGAAGTCGGAGAAGGAGAAAGTACTTGACGAACTCGCAGAACTGAAAAGTACCTATGACGATGCCATCGCCGCCAAAACAGCGCTTTCTGACGAACTGATTGCCGAGCGTGACAAAGTCGTCAAACTGATGGACGACCTCAAAAAGTCAAAAGGCGACGCCGACGCTATGCGGAAATACAAGTCGCAATACCAGCAATTGAACGCAAAGATGAAGCAGTTGGTGGCGGAAAACGACCAGTTGAAGACGGCCAACCAACGCCTGACGGTCGAACGTGACAGTACCTCTATGGCTTTGGGCCAGCAGAAAAAACTCAACGATACGCTGGTCATCCAGAATGTCAACCTCGCTAAAACAGTTGAGAAAGGCCAGAAAATCGTGGTGATGAACCTGCGTACGCAGCCGGTGAAAGTCCGCAGTTCCGGTAAGCAGATTGAAACGGAACGCGCCAGCCGCGCCGACCAGGTGAAAGTCTGTTTTGCCCTCGCGGCAAACGCCATCGCCAAGTCGGGAGAGAAGACGTATTATGTGCAGGTCATCGACAGCAAGAATAACGTGTTGGGCGATAAGAAGACCGAGAACTTCGGTGACATGACGCTGACGTACAGCTTCCCAGTGACAGTTGAATACAACAACGAAGCGGTTGATGTATGCAACTACCTGGACGGAAAAGGCAAAGAATTTGCGAAGGGCAGCTACTTCGTCAACATCTTCGATAAATCAGAACTGGTGTCGAAAACCACCTTCACACTGAAATAAACGCTTCTGTTAGTTATTAATTCAAGAAGAAAACGCCTGTGCAAACGGGCGTTTTTTTTATGCGACAAATTCCCCTTCGATCATCACATCCTGTATCAGGTTCGAACCGAAGGCATACGGCAATTCGTAAAAAGACGTAATGGGCTTGGTGATGATCAGGTTGGCCCGTTTCCAGCGTGTGATACTTCCGTGTGACGCTTCAATCCCCATCGCATAGGCACCATTTAGGGTGGCGGCATTGATGGCCTCTTCTGGTGTCATCTTCATTTTGATGCACGCGGTTGCGACCACGAAGTTCATATTGCCGGATGGTGTAGTACCCGGATTGAAATCACTGGCCAGCGCCAGGGGAAGCCCGGCCGATATGAGTTGTCGGGCGGGCGTGTACGGAATGCTGATAAAGTAGGAACAGGAGGGAAGCGCGACCGGTATCGTTCGACTGTTTTTCAACGCTTCAATATCGTCATCCTCTACGATCTCCAAATGGTCGACACTCAGGGCCCCGTGTTCGACGCAGGCCCGAATGCCTCCGATGGCAGTGAACTGATTAACGTGTATTTTGGGGATGAGACCGTACTTTTTTCCTGCCTCCATAATGCGGATGGTTTCATCGACCGAAAAATAGCCCGTCTCTAAAAAGGCGTCGATGTAGTCGGCAAGTCCATCTTTCGCTATGCGCGGTAGCATCTCGTCAATAATCCGTTTTAGGTAGCCTTCATGGTCTTGTTTATAGGCCGCCGGGAAGGCATGTGCCCCCAGGAAGGTGGCCCGGATGGCGACTGGATACGTTTCCCGAAGCCGTCGGATGACCCGTAGCATCTTCAGTTCGCCTTCTGTCGTCAGGCCATACCCAGATTTGATTTCGATCGCCCCGGTTCCGAGTCGCATGAGTTCTTCGAGTCGCGCCGCCGATTCCTGGTACAGCGTGTCTTCGTCTGTATCATTCAGTCGTTGGGCCGAATTGAGGATGCCACCCCCGCGGTGGGCAATTTCTTCGTAGGAGAGTCCGTTGATCCGATCGACGAACTCCTGTATCCGATTTCCGGCATATACCAAATGGGTATGGCTGTCGCACCAGGCCGGAAGCACGACGCGGCCCGAACAGTTCACTTTGCGGTCGGGTTGCACATCGGGGAATTTGTCCATAGTCCCAAAATCCCGGATCACGCCGTCTTCCACCAACAACCACGCCTGCTCTAGTTTGGGAAGGATTGCCATATCGGCACCTGCCACCCACGGCACGCCGGGTTCGCGTATTTGCAACAATTCACGGATGTGGGTCAACAGCGTCAGCATGCGTTTCGATTTTTGGTAAAGGTAACGAGCAGGGGGAAAAAC
This genomic interval from Flavobacterium sp. HJ-32-4 contains the following:
- a CDS encoding formimidoylglutamase, giving the protein MEKLRVLTASDLAKVTHHRSGEVKFGEKMLTVPKGVLPDTFLRTCEAPYVLVGIPEDIGVRANFGKPGAASAWQSALSAIANIQHNRFCKGSRILALGALNVDAEMEAVAGLDFHKTEDRTKMTELVSEIDREVAHLVFSIVKAGKKPIIIGGGQNNAYGAVKGMALATGKPVNAVNFDAHSDFRIMEGRHNGNAFTYAFEEGFLKKYFIFGLHESYTSKNVLHILKDMEDRVRFNTYDAVKIRRERDFNSELAMALDFVKTSPFGIEVDLDAIPNVASSAMTMSGFSVEEVRQYVSFFASNPNAGYLHIAEGAPSLGDAKDSDLIGKLIGYMVTDFIKANYRKVEGV
- a CDS encoding bifunctional response regulator/alkaline phosphatase family protein codes for the protein MDKIKILWVDDEIDLLKPHILFLEKKNYDVTTCNNGRDAVDLFERENFDIVFLDENMPGMNGLETLQEIKERKSATPVIMITKSEEEYIMEEAIGSKIADYLIKPVNPNQILLSLKKNLDHSRLVSEKTTLDYQKEFRKISMDLGMVRTYEDWIELYRKLLFWEIELDDIEDQGMIQILESQKVEANSQFGKFIERNYEDWFEPKAERPVMSHTLFRELVVPELKKKDRPILFVVVDNLRYDQWKTFESVVANHYRLEKEVAYYSILPTATQYARNAIFSGLLPTEMEKQFPQYWKNDIDEGGKNLFEAEFLTAQLKRLGLNIKQDYFKITNLAGGKKLSDNFKSLKSNDLVTVVYNFVDMLSHAKTEMDVVKELAADDKAYRSLTLSWFRNSPLLEIIQQAQKLGFRLILTTDHGTINVKNPSKVIGDKNTSLNLRYKTGRSLTYEERDVYAVKDPKRIGLPSINMSSSYIFAKNDHFLAYVNNFNHYVSYYRNSYQHGGISLEEMIVPCLVLNPK
- the hutI gene encoding imidazolonepropionase — encoded protein: MLTLLTHIRELLQIREPGVPWVAGADMAILPKLEQAWLLVEDGVIRDFGTMDKFPDVQPDRKVNCSGRVVLPAWCDSHTHLVYAGNRIQEFVDRINGLSYEEIAHRGGGILNSAQRLNDTDEDTLYQESAARLEELMRLGTGAIEIKSGYGLTTEGELKMLRVIRRLRETYPVAIRATFLGAHAFPAAYKQDHEGYLKRIIDEMLPRIAKDGLADYIDAFLETGYFSVDETIRIMEAGKKYGLIPKIHVNQFTAIGGIRACVEHGALSVDHLEIVEDDDIEALKNSRTIPVALPSCSYFISIPYTPARQLISAGLPLALASDFNPGTTPSGNMNFVVATACIKMKMTPEEAINAATLNGAYAMGIEASHGSITRWKRANLIITKPITSFYELPYAFGSNLIQDVMIEGEFVA
- the tsaE gene encoding tRNA (adenosine(37)-N6)-threonylcarbamoyltransferase complex ATPase subunit type 1 TsaE; amino-acid sequence: MERLFLLEEIDRIAADVLASASHPVIVLNGEMGAGKTTLVNAMCKAMGVVDATSSPTFSLINEYRTDQGDPVFHIDAYRLKNEAEAFAIGMDEYLESGNRCFIEWAEKVPNLLPPTYSIIDLTALPDGRRHLVLR
- a CDS encoding alanine dehydrogenase, which translates into the protein MSLTPFTKQQLLPQEEKLEIRPARSSLLIGIPKETCFQERRICLTPDAVSSLVSHGHRVVLETGAGLTSSYSDREYSDAGAGAEITADTRKVFSCPMILKVEPATIDEIQMMQDESVVISAIQLKTRKMSYFEALQKKKITALAFEYIKDHDGSYPAVKSLSEIAGTASILIASELMINNQHGKGLLFGNITGVAPTEVVILGAGTVGEFAATAALGLGASVKVFDNSITKLRRLQHHLAHRVFTSTIQPKALLKALRRCDVAIGAMRGKDRCPVVVTETMVEHMKGGAVIVDVSIDTGGCFETSEVTSHERPTFVKHNVVHYCVPNIPSRYSKTASISISNIITPYLLQIADDGGLEHAIRNDFGLRNGVYCYHGVLTNKAVGDWFNLPYQDINLLVT